One part of the Desertibacillus haloalkaliphilus genome encodes these proteins:
- a CDS encoding ABC transporter ATP-binding protein, with protein MGFIQLHQITKFFNQDFKPAVDSVDLDIEKGEIITLLGPSGCGKTTTLRMIAGFEQPSVGKIQIGDLVVHNDSRSLPPEKRGIGMVFQDYALFPHLTIEKNVMFGLKKMNTREKRKRVKEVLELVGLDDYGRRFPHELSGGQQQRVALARALAPRPHVVLMDEPFSNLDAGLREKMRFEITNILRKANTTAIIVTHDQKDAFAVSDRVVVMNDGVIQQIATPKEMYRCPKNCFVAQFVGKTNLLTGTLCQDLKHVDTHIGKVCLPQRTENLLDQVKVSIRPEGCHLVEQGRYTGKVERVTYSGEYQEVELRLPSETGVAEPMVIYAPVEQEVEVGSVVSFDIKPELVALVD; from the coding sequence ATGGGGTTCATTCAGTTACATCAGATCACAAAATTTTTTAATCAAGATTTCAAACCGGCGGTAGACAGTGTTGACCTAGACATTGAAAAAGGTGAAATTATCACATTGTTAGGTCCTAGTGGGTGTGGTAAGACAACGACTTTACGCATGATTGCAGGTTTTGAACAGCCAAGTGTCGGGAAAATTCAAATTGGTGATTTAGTAGTGCATAATGATAGCCGTTCTCTTCCTCCTGAAAAGCGAGGGATCGGTATGGTGTTCCAAGACTATGCCCTATTCCCCCATCTAACTATAGAAAAAAACGTTATGTTCGGTTTGAAAAAAATGAATACCCGGGAAAAGAGGAAGAGAGTGAAAGAGGTCCTTGAATTAGTTGGATTAGATGATTACGGACGTCGATTCCCTCATGAACTTTCTGGTGGTCAGCAACAACGAGTTGCGTTAGCACGAGCATTAGCACCTCGTCCGCATGTGGTATTGATGGATGAGCCGTTTAGTAACTTAGATGCGGGCTTAAGAGAGAAGATGCGCTTTGAAATTACAAATATATTGCGTAAAGCTAACACAACAGCGATCATTGTTACGCATGATCAAAAAGACGCCTTTGCAGTTTCCGATCGTGTCGTTGTGATGAATGATGGTGTCATTCAACAAATTGCAACGCCAAAAGAAATGTACCGTTGTCCGAAAAACTGCTTTGTTGCCCAATTTGTTGGTAAGACCAATTTATTGACGGGTACGCTTTGCCAAGATTTGAAGCATGTAGATACACATATCGGGAAAGTATGTTTACCTCAACGAACTGAAAATCTATTGGACCAAGTGAAAGTTTCGATTCGCCCTGAGGGTTGCCATTTAGTAGAGCAGGGCCGCTACACAGGGAAAGTTGAAAGAGTCACATACAGTGGTGAATACCAAGAAGTTGAATTACGTTTACCATCTGAAACAGGTGTAGCAGAACCAATGGTGATCTATGCGCCTGTGGAACAAGAAGTTGAAGTTGGTTCTGTTGTGTCATTTGATATTAAACCTGAATTAGTTGCCCTTGTTGATTAG
- a CDS encoding MFS transporter → MPNLKKPMHEPISYKGVTATFTFLAITIVANIYMMIPLTNDLHHLFTASTTPMAWASSIFMLFYAFGLLIFGPLSLRFRPKQIILFGLVALIICTSTLAFVSTIHSLLIIRALQGFFAASFAPVAFTYLLEQFPPEKRLLPLALMNSGFLAAGIFGQFMGASLLLLYDWTIMFLIFSAIYLIGFFLVVCYVPQTKTPKLRQNLLSTWTKMFALILKRPLRYTYLITITLLLSFVSYYASVGEHLKVVHQTNEQQILFFRACGLIGMFVIPFLNDVSKKFGYINLLIIGLCASIAGLAVELFFTPLGASYISSILFVSGIAVVIPVIVHLIGTLDHSYKSEAVSLYTFILLIGAALGSIIASLTSPKTMYMIVIALLVMDLMVVSLLKRYL, encoded by the coding sequence ATGCCCAATCTAAAAAAACCAATGCATGAACCTATAAGCTATAAAGGGGTGACTGCTACCTTTACATTTTTAGCGATTACAATTGTTGCTAATATTTATATGATGATTCCACTCACTAACGACCTCCACCATTTATTCACCGCTTCAACAACACCCATGGCCTGGGCTAGCAGTATTTTTATGTTATTTTATGCTTTTGGCTTATTGATCTTTGGTCCATTATCATTGCGATTTCGCCCTAAACAAATCATTCTTTTTGGATTAGTTGCTTTAATTATCTGCACATCTACGCTAGCTTTTGTTTCAACTATACATTCCCTACTGATCATCCGAGCATTACAAGGTTTTTTTGCAGCCTCGTTTGCACCTGTTGCTTTTACCTATCTCTTAGAACAATTCCCTCCTGAAAAGAGACTGTTACCACTCGCCCTAATGAATAGCGGTTTCCTAGCAGCTGGGATCTTCGGGCAATTTATGGGTGCTAGCCTTCTTCTTCTATATGATTGGACTATTATGTTTCTTATATTTTCAGCCATTTACCTTATCGGCTTTTTTCTCGTCGTATGTTACGTGCCGCAAACAAAAACACCTAAGTTGCGCCAAAACCTTCTTTCAACATGGACAAAAATGTTTGCTTTAATACTTAAGCGCCCTTTACGTTACACCTACTTGATTACAATTACGTTATTACTTTCGTTTGTTAGTTATTATGCTTCAGTAGGCGAACATTTAAAAGTGGTCCATCAAACGAATGAACAACAAATTCTATTTTTTCGTGCATGTGGATTGATCGGGATGTTTGTTATCCCCTTTCTTAATGATGTTTCTAAAAAATTTGGCTACATAAACCTGCTTATCATTGGTTTATGTGCGTCAATCGCTGGTTTAGCAGTCGAATTATTTTTCACACCCCTAGGTGCTAGCTATATATCGTCAATACTATTCGTAAGTGGGATTGCAGTCGTCATCCCTGTCATAGTGCATCTAATTGGCACTCTAGATCACAGTTACAAAAGTGAGGCAGTTTCACTCTATACGTTCATTTTATTAATTGGGGCTGCTCTCGGCTCAATAATAGCTTCATTAACTAGTCCAAAAACGATGTACATGATTGTAATTGCTCTACTTGTCATGGACCTCATGGTTGTTTCGTTACTAAAGCGGTATTTGTAG
- a CDS encoding ABC transporter permease: MNLWAVLSLLFISIIIIPNFLIGINLFTEPNENWQHIKDYLLINYTYNTLIIVVFTALATMFIGTSLAWLITSYKFPLRNFFKWALILPLAIPAYMGAYTYHGILNYTGVIQVTLRDFDIMVDQKYFNIMTIPGAIFIFTLFLYPYVYVITKGFLENQSASIIENARLLGGNTFQIFFRVVLPLSRAAIIGGVVLVVMEVLNDYGVANYFGIQTFSTAIFRTWYGMQDLDSALKLAGILMFLVIVILVAEKLIRGRKSYSSSTANVRPIEPKQLKGTNKWLVFSYCSFIFLIAFFIPVLQLSYWAFLTFENVFSSEFITLVYNSVFVAGIASAIIVVVALIIGNYTRLHRGFLPKIFSRVIALGYSIPGAAIAIAVITIFMSIDGLSATVAEFLNLNGAMVLRTTLVMLVSAYIIRYMAVGFNAIEAGFEKIGSSYTEASRGLGMSTIKTFFKVDIPMLRGAIFGGFILVFVDILKELPLTLFLQPFNFSTLATQAYRYANDEMVHEAALASLFIIAVSSLCIFYFYKILDKASK; the protein is encoded by the coding sequence ATGAATCTATGGGCAGTGCTAAGTCTACTATTTATTTCGATTATTATCATTCCAAATTTCCTAATCGGTATAAATTTATTTACTGAGCCTAATGAAAACTGGCAGCATATTAAGGATTATTTATTAATTAACTATACGTACAACACGTTAATTATTGTCGTCTTTACGGCGCTTGCTACCATGTTTATTGGGACAAGCCTTGCCTGGCTTATTACAAGTTATAAATTCCCTTTGCGTAATTTCTTTAAATGGGCATTAATTTTGCCATTAGCGATCCCTGCGTATATGGGAGCCTATACGTATCATGGGATTTTGAACTATACAGGTGTTATTCAAGTAACACTAAGAGATTTCGACATTATGGTGGATCAAAAGTACTTTAACATTATGACGATCCCAGGGGCTATTTTTATATTTACGCTGTTCCTTTATCCCTATGTCTATGTAATAACAAAGGGGTTTTTAGAGAACCAATCTGCCTCTATTATTGAGAATGCAAGATTACTAGGGGGCAATACGTTTCAAATATTCTTCCGTGTCGTCCTTCCGCTTTCAAGAGCAGCGATTATCGGTGGCGTGGTTCTTGTTGTCATGGAAGTACTTAATGATTATGGTGTAGCCAATTACTTTGGAATCCAAACATTTAGTACCGCCATTTTTAGAACATGGTATGGGATGCAAGATCTTGATTCTGCATTAAAGCTGGCAGGAATATTGATGTTTCTAGTTATTGTGATTTTAGTTGCTGAAAAACTAATCCGTGGCAGAAAGAGCTATAGCTCTTCAACGGCAAATGTACGACCGATAGAGCCTAAGCAGTTGAAAGGTACAAATAAATGGCTAGTATTCTCTTACTGCTCCTTCATCTTTTTGATTGCTTTTTTCATTCCTGTTTTGCAATTAAGTTATTGGGCGTTCTTGACCTTCGAAAATGTTTTTAGTAGCGAATTCATTACCTTAGTTTATAATTCTGTTTTCGTAGCTGGGATTGCCTCTGCTATTATTGTTGTTGTCGCCTTAATCATTGGAAACTATACACGTTTGCATCGGGGATTTTTGCCGAAGATATTCTCGCGAGTGATTGCTCTTGGTTACTCGATCCCGGGTGCTGCGATTGCGATTGCAGTGATTACGATTTTTATGAGTATCGATGGTTTGTCTGCAACAGTCGCTGAGTTCTTAAACTTAAATGGGGCGATGGTTCTACGGACGACGCTTGTGATGTTAGTGTCTGCCTATATTATCCGTTACATGGCTGTTGGTTTTAATGCAATTGAAGCCGGATTTGAAAAAATCGGTTCGTCTTATACAGAGGCATCAAGAGGTTTAGGGATGTCGACAATCAAAACGTTCTTTAAAGTCGATATTCCAATGTTAAGAGGGGCGATTTTTGGTGGCTTTATTCTCGTGTTTGTTGATATCTTAAAGGAATTACCGTTGACACTATTTTTACAACCATTTAACTTCTCAACACTTGCAACACAAGCTTATCGCTATGCAAATGATGAAATGGTACACGAAGCGGCATTAGCATCGCTGTTTATTATTGCGGTTAGTAGTCTTTGTATTTTCTACTTTTATAAAATTCTAGATAAGGCATCTAAATAA
- a CDS encoding metal-sensitive transcriptional regulator — MEYDVKVKNRLKRIEGQVRGVLKMMEEEKDCQDIVGQMAAIRNALDRAIGVVVSNNLESCIREQIEKGEDTDETIKEAVNLLVKSR, encoded by the coding sequence ATGGAATATGATGTGAAAGTTAAAAATAGATTAAAGCGAATTGAAGGTCAGGTCCGTGGGGTGCTAAAAATGATGGAGGAAGAGAAGGACTGTCAAGATATTGTCGGTCAGATGGCTGCAATACGGAATGCTCTTGATCGTGCAATAGGTGTTGTTGTCAGTAATAATTTAGAGTCATGTATCCGTGAACAGATAGAAAAAGGTGAAGATACCGATGAAACAATAAAAGAGGCTGTTAACTTACTGGTTAAGAGCAGGTAG
- a CDS encoding Fe(3+) ABC transporter substrate-binding protein, with protein MKRSFKLLFFAMLVLLTVIAAGCGSSEETDAGAGQQDSPDDTTAEEQASQDEDEGVVNLYTSRHYDTDRELYDVFEEQTGIKVNVIEGKGDELIERMNIEGEETEADVFITADAGNLHVAKENGLLQSVESDVLFENIPEKLRDVDNEWFGITKRARVIVYDKDRVDPSELSTYEALTEPEWEDRVLIRSSENMYNKSLLASFIELNGEEAAEEWAAGIVNNMARDPQGGDRDQAKGVAAGEADVAIMNTYYIGRMLNSEDANEVEVAESVGIFFPNQETNGTHINISGAAVTQHAPNADNAVKFIEFLSSEDAQGKFASANFEYPANPNVEPAELLQSWGEFEEQDIDLSVLGQNQQEAMRIFDRAGWK; from the coding sequence ATGAAAAGAAGCTTTAAACTACTATTTTTTGCAATGCTAGTCTTACTAACAGTTATTGCTGCAGGGTGCGGCTCAAGTGAAGAGACGGATGCCGGTGCAGGTCAACAAGACTCTCCAGATGACACAACTGCAGAAGAGCAAGCAAGCCAAGATGAAGATGAAGGTGTTGTTAACCTTTATACAAGTCGTCACTATGATACGGACAGAGAACTATACGATGTCTTTGAAGAGCAAACAGGTATTAAGGTAAACGTTATTGAAGGTAAAGGCGATGAATTAATTGAACGAATGAATATCGAAGGTGAAGAAACTGAAGCTGACGTCTTTATCACTGCAGATGCTGGGAACTTGCATGTTGCAAAGGAAAATGGCCTATTACAATCAGTAGAAAGTGATGTTCTATTTGAAAACATTCCAGAGAAGTTACGTGATGTTGATAATGAATGGTTTGGTATCACAAAGCGTGCACGTGTAATTGTATATGATAAGGATCGTGTTGATCCATCTGAGCTTTCAACGTATGAAGCACTAACCGAGCCAGAGTGGGAAGATAGAGTTTTAATCCGTTCATCTGAAAATATGTACAACAAGTCGTTACTAGCATCTTTCATTGAGCTTAATGGTGAAGAAGCAGCAGAAGAATGGGCAGCAGGTATTGTTAATAACATGGCTAGAGACCCTCAAGGCGGTGACCGTGATCAGGCTAAGGGTGTTGCAGCTGGTGAAGCAGATGTAGCAATTATGAATACGTACTATATCGGTCGTATGCTAAACTCTGAAGATGCTAATGAAGTTGAAGTTGCTGAGTCCGTGGGCATTTTCTTCCCGAACCAAGAGACAAATGGTACTCACATAAACATTAGTGGTGCTGCTGTTACACAACATGCACCAAATGCAGATAATGCAGTTAAATTCATTGAATTCTTATCTAGTGAAGATGCGCAAGGTAAATTTGCTTCTGCAAACTTTGAATACCCAGCCAACCCGAATGTTGAGCCGGCAGAACTTTTACAATCATGGGGAGAGTTTGAGGAGCAAGATATTGATTTATCAGTATTAGGACAAAACCAGCAAGAGGCAATGAGAATTTTTGACCGCGCTGGGTGGAAGTAG
- a CDS encoding YitT family protein — protein MFMKVSAVLIGSFLISFGINNFFVPHKILDGGIIGLGLIVHYQWGFNIGTTILLTSIPIYIYAWVYYRSFFINSIVGLVVSALFIDLFSFVKLPILQTSPLLDAIIGGLLLGVGVGAMFIYDISTGGLDLFAQMIAEAIKINVGIVVFIVDLIVVASGIVVISPQELVLSTIAVAATGIATTLLTIDPVKKYIIESN, from the coding sequence ATGTTCATGAAAGTAAGCGCCGTTTTAATTGGTAGTTTCCTCATTAGTTTTGGGATAAATAATTTTTTTGTACCTCATAAAATTCTCGATGGAGGGATTATTGGCCTCGGGTTAATCGTCCATTACCAATGGGGATTTAATATTGGTACAACCATACTACTTACAAGCATCCCCATTTACATCTATGCATGGGTTTATTATCGATCATTTTTTATTAATAGTATCGTTGGTCTTGTTGTTTCTGCACTTTTTATCGATCTCTTTTCCTTTGTAAAACTACCAATTCTACAAACTTCACCATTACTAGATGCAATCATTGGAGGGCTTTTGCTCGGGGTTGGCGTTGGGGCAATGTTCATCTATGACATTAGCACCGGTGGACTCGATCTCTTTGCTCAAATGATCGCAGAAGCTATCAAGATTAATGTGGGCATTGTCGTATTTATTGTCGATTTAATTGTTGTCGCTTCAGGAATTGTTGTTATCTCACCTCAAGAGTTAGTCCTTTCGACAATCGCTGTCGCTGCTACTGGCATTGCTACAACTTTACTTACAATTGACCCTGTAAAAAAATATATAATTGAATCGAATTAG